A part of Pseudomonas sp. HR96 genomic DNA contains:
- a CDS encoding HPP family protein, whose amino-acid sequence MPILPPVTSALRRALTRLKAFWPTPVAISTQEKGRATLGAALGLLLVALAAGLLLEGSVASEHGALALMLVAPIGASAVLVFAVPSSPLAQPWAVVAGNTLSTLVGVACVAWVPNATLAGAVAVGAAIAVMLLGRCLHPPGGAAALLTVLAGNSRWQFALNPVLVDSLLLVAAGLIYNNLTGRPWPHLQPAKAQEPARFTTQDLDAALAHYNQVLDVSRDDLQSLLEHAEGFAYQRKLGGLRCADVMSTTPVVARQEMALREAWALLRSHKVKALPVVDRQQHLVGIVTVADFIGSTGLDALADKVVASIMTRTVRVASADRLLIDLVPVFADHGHRHIPIIEADRRVVGMITQSDLIRALYRAVRS is encoded by the coding sequence ATGCCTATTTTGCCTCCTGTAACCTCGGCGCTTCGCCGCGCGCTGACACGGCTGAAGGCCTTCTGGCCCACGCCGGTCGCTATCAGTACTCAAGAGAAAGGCCGCGCAACGCTCGGAGCGGCGCTGGGCCTGTTGCTGGTAGCGCTCGCGGCCGGGTTGCTGCTCGAGGGCTCGGTGGCCTCCGAGCACGGCGCGCTCGCGCTGATGCTGGTCGCCCCCATCGGCGCCAGTGCGGTGCTGGTGTTCGCAGTGCCGTCCAGTCCTCTCGCTCAGCCTTGGGCGGTGGTGGCCGGCAATACCTTGTCCACCTTGGTGGGTGTGGCCTGTGTGGCCTGGGTACCCAACGCGACCTTGGCCGGCGCTGTCGCGGTGGGGGCGGCGATTGCGGTGATGTTGCTCGGCCGCTGCCTGCATCCCCCGGGCGGCGCCGCAGCGTTGCTCACCGTGCTCGCCGGCAACAGTCGCTGGCAGTTCGCGTTGAATCCTGTGCTGGTGGACTCGCTGCTGCTGGTTGCCGCTGGCCTGATCTACAACAACCTGACTGGCCGCCCCTGGCCGCATCTGCAGCCTGCCAAGGCGCAGGAGCCGGCGCGCTTCACCACGCAGGATCTGGACGCGGCGCTGGCTCATTACAACCAGGTGCTGGACGTCAGCCGGGATGATCTGCAGTCGCTGCTGGAGCACGCCGAAGGCTTTGCCTATCAGCGCAAACTGGGCGGGCTGCGGTGCGCCGACGTAATGAGCACCACCCCGGTGGTCGCCCGCCAGGAGATGGCGCTGCGCGAGGCCTGGGCGCTGCTGCGCTCGCACAAGGTCAAGGCGCTGCCGGTGGTGGACCGCCAGCAACACCTGGTGGGCATCGTGACGGTGGCGGACTTCATCGGTTCCACGGGGCTGGATGCCCTGGCCGACAAGGTCGTTGCCAGCATCATGACCCGCACCGTGCGCGTGGCCAGCGCCGACCGGTTGCTGATCGATCTGGTGCCGGTGTTCGCGGACCACGGCCACCGGCACATCCCGATCATCGAAGCCGACCGCCGCGTGGTCGGCATGATCACTCAGTCCGACCTCATCCGAGCCCTGTACCGGGCGGTGCGCAGCTGA
- the nirD gene encoding nitrite reductase small subunit NirD: MSPSSPLATPLEQTWQVVCNRADLVANSGVVAWLQGRQIALFYVPQGSDGEQVFALDNCDPQSGANVIGRGLLGSLNGRRVVASPLYKQHFCLQDGTCLESAEQRLQVWPARIRGDSVELAGLG, encoded by the coding sequence ATGAGCCCATCATCACCCCTTGCAACGCCCCTCGAGCAGACCTGGCAAGTGGTGTGCAACCGTGCCGATCTGGTGGCCAACTCCGGCGTGGTGGCGTGGCTGCAGGGCCGCCAGATCGCGCTGTTCTACGTGCCCCAGGGGTCTGACGGCGAGCAGGTGTTCGCCCTCGACAACTGCGACCCGCAATCCGGCGCAAACGTCATCGGCCGCGGCCTGCTTGGTAGCCTGAACGGCAGGCGCGTAGTGGCCTCGCCCCTGTACAAACAGCATTTCTGCCTGCAAGACGGCACCTGCCTGGAGTCGGCCGAGCAGCGCCTGCAGGTCTGGCCGGCGCGCATTCGCGGCGACAGCGTGGAGCTCGCAGGGCTCGGTTGA
- the nirB gene encoding nitrite reductase large subunit NirB yields the protein MNSLDVSDLTNLVVIGNGMVGHHCVEQLLAMMANGALARQRIHVFSEEPLRAYDRVHLSEYFTGRDAESLALGDAALYQQGGVTLHLGEAVLEIDRARQQVVTASGRLDYAQLVLATGSYPFVPPIEGAGGHSRLVYRTLADLDNIRLAAQGARRGVVVGGGLLGLEAANALKSLGLEAHVVEFAPRLMPVQLDDLGGVALKARIEALGVGVHLSCATQSITAGSDYRYRMCFADGQSLETDLVVFSAGIRPQDALARQCGLELGARGGVAIDSHCRSSDPAIYAIGECAAWNGAIFGLVAPGYEMARCVAAQLSGQTAQPFVGADMSTKLKLLGVDVGSIGDAHAAQAGARSYRYIDEATSSYRRLVVSADGKRAIGAVLVGDNRYYDTLLQYIQNGIALPQDPSSLILPATGAAPALGVDALPATATVCSCHNVSKGAICCAIDAGCGDLAGLKAQTRAATGCGGCASLLKQVFEHELTARGVAVDTSLCEHFPYTRQALYSIVRVEGIETFEALLAGHGCGELGCDICKPAVASILASCWNRPIQEPWLVPLQDTNDTFMANMQKNGTYSVVPRIPGGEITPDGLLAIGAVAKKFDLYTKITGGQRIDLFGAQLHELPDIWGELIAAGFETGHAYGKSTRTVKSCVGSTWCRYGVQDSVQMALRIEDRYKGLRSPHKLKFAVSGCTRECAEAQSKDVGVIATENGWNLYISGNGGMRPRHAELFATDLDDETLIRYIDRFLMLYIRTADKLQRTSVWRESLEGGLDYLKGVIIDDSLGLAAELEAQMQQVVDRYECEWANALKDPEKLKRFRTFVNAQGADPDLRFVRERGQRRPARADEIPLVAAEVVNIMEVLS from the coding sequence ATGAACAGCCTCGACGTGAGTGACCTTACCAACCTCGTGGTCATCGGCAACGGCATGGTCGGCCACCACTGCGTAGAGCAATTGCTGGCGATGATGGCGAACGGCGCCCTGGCCCGCCAGCGGATTCACGTGTTCAGCGAGGAGCCGCTGCGCGCCTACGACCGCGTGCATCTTTCCGAGTACTTCACCGGCCGCGACGCCGAGTCCCTCGCCCTGGGCGATGCCGCGCTCTATCAGCAAGGCGGCGTGACCCTGCACCTGGGCGAAGCGGTGCTGGAGATCGACCGCGCCCGCCAGCAGGTGGTCACCGCCAGCGGCCGCCTCGACTACGCGCAGCTGGTGCTGGCCACCGGTTCCTATCCGTTCGTGCCGCCGATCGAGGGAGCTGGTGGGCATTCGCGCCTGGTCTACCGCACCCTCGCCGACCTGGACAACATTCGCCTGGCGGCGCAAGGCGCGCGCCGCGGCGTGGTGGTGGGCGGCGGCCTGCTCGGCCTGGAAGCGGCCAATGCCCTGAAAAGCCTGGGCCTGGAAGCCCATGTGGTGGAATTCGCCCCGCGGCTGATGCCGGTGCAACTGGACGACCTCGGCGGGGTGGCGCTCAAGGCCCGCATCGAAGCCCTGGGGGTGGGCGTGCATCTGTCGTGCGCGACCCAGTCGATCACCGCCGGCAGCGACTATCGCTACCGCATGTGCTTTGCCGACGGGCAGTCGCTGGAGACCGACCTGGTGGTGTTCTCGGCGGGCATTCGCCCCCAGGATGCACTGGCCCGCCAGTGCGGCCTGGAGTTGGGCGCACGTGGCGGCGTCGCCATCGACAGCCATTGCCGCAGCAGCGACCCGGCCATCTATGCCATTGGTGAATGCGCGGCCTGGAACGGCGCGATATTCGGCCTGGTCGCCCCCGGCTACGAAATGGCCCGTTGCGTCGCCGCGCAATTGTCCGGCCAGACCGCGCAGCCCTTTGTCGGCGCCGACATGTCGACCAAGCTCAAATTGCTCGGCGTCGACGTCGGCTCGATCGGCGATGCCCACGCGGCCCAAGCCGGCGCGCGCAGCTATCGCTACATCGACGAAGCCACCTCCAGCTACCGGCGCCTGGTGGTCTCGGCCGACGGCAAGCGCGCCATCGGCGCGGTACTGGTGGGCGACAACCGCTACTACGACACCCTGCTGCAATACATCCAGAACGGCATCGCCCTGCCGCAGGACCCGTCGAGCCTGATCCTCCCGGCCACTGGGGCAGCGCCGGCGCTGGGCGTCGACGCCCTGCCCGCCACGGCCACGGTATGCTCCTGCCACAACGTCAGCAAAGGTGCCATCTGCTGCGCCATCGACGCCGGCTGCGGCGACCTGGCCGGGCTCAAGGCACAGACCCGCGCGGCGACCGGTTGCGGCGGCTGCGCCAGCCTGCTCAAGCAGGTGTTCGAGCATGAACTCACGGCCCGTGGCGTGGCCGTGGACACCAGCCTGTGCGAGCACTTCCCCTACACCCGCCAGGCCCTGTATTCCATCGTGCGGGTGGAGGGCATCGAAACCTTCGAGGCGCTGCTCGCAGGCCACGGCTGTGGCGAACTGGGCTGCGACATCTGCAAGCCGGCGGTGGCTTCGATCCTCGCCTCGTGCTGGAACCGCCCGATTCAAGAGCCTTGGCTGGTGCCGTTGCAGGACACCAACGACACCTTCATGGCCAACATGCAAAAGAACGGCACCTACTCGGTGGTGCCGCGCATCCCTGGCGGCGAGATCACCCCCGACGGCCTGCTGGCCATCGGCGCGGTGGCGAAGAAGTTCGACCTCTACACCAAGATCACCGGCGGCCAGCGCATCGATCTGTTCGGCGCGCAGCTGCATGAGCTGCCCGACATCTGGGGCGAGCTGATCGCCGCCGGTTTCGAGACCGGCCACGCCTACGGCAAGTCCACTCGCACGGTGAAGAGTTGCGTGGGCAGCACCTGGTGCCGCTACGGGGTGCAGGACAGCGTGCAGATGGCCCTGCGCATCGAGGACCGCTACAAGGGCCTGCGCTCGCCGCACAAGCTCAAGTTTGCGGTCTCGGGCTGCACCCGCGAGTGCGCCGAGGCGCAGAGCAAGGACGTTGGCGTGATCGCCACCGAAAACGGCTGGAACCTCTACATCAGCGGCAACGGCGGCATGCGCCCGCGGCACGCCGAACTGTTCGCCACCGACCTGGACGACGAAACGCTGATCCGCTACATCGACCGTTTCCTCATGCTATACATCCGCACGGCCGACAAGCTGCAGCGCACCTCGGTGTGGCGTGAAAGCCTGGAAGGCGGCCTGGACTACCTCAAGGGCGTGATCATCGACGACAGCCTGGGCCTGGCCGCAGAACTGGAGGCGCAGATGCAGCAGGTGGTCGACCGCTACGAATGCGAATGGGCCAACGCTCTCAAAGATCCCGAGAAGCTCAAGCGCTTTCGCACCTTCGTCAACGCCCAGGGCGCCGACCCAGACCTGCGCTTCGTCCGCGAACGCGGTCAGCGTCGCCCCGCGCGGGCCGATGAAATCCCTCTGGTCGCCGCCGAGGTCGTCAACATCATGGAGGTGCTGTCATGA
- a CDS encoding bifunctional nitrate reductase/sulfite reductase flavoprotein subunit alpha, with protein MAQASGSSTPTAVPTAVRSVCPYCGVGCGIVMQVENNLIVKVSGDKQHPSNAGRLCTKGSTCGQAVANSGRMEHAFVRQQRSHEPVRMGIEAAIQATAVRLRSIVDEHGGDAVALYVSGQMSLEAQYLANKLAKGFIRSRHIESNSRLCMASASSGYKLSLGADGPPGAYDDFDHSDVFLVIGANMADCHPILFLRLLDRLKVGARLIVVDPRRTATADKADLFLQIAPGSDLALLNGLLHLLVSNGHTDADFIARFTEGWEVMEDFLQAYTPEFVAQVTGLSETAIRQAAQWIGEAGNWMSCWTMGLNQSVQGTWHTNALCNLHLATGAICRTGSGPFSLTGQPNAMGGREMGYMGPGLPGQRSALVPQDRAFIEQLWGVAPGTLRAEAGSGTVAMFQAMAAGEIKACWIICTNPVASVPNRQQVIDGLRRAELVITQDAYLDTETNRFADILLPGALWAEAEGVMVNSERNLTLTQQAVQPPGEAMADWQIIARVAGAMGYGEAFDYADASQVFEEIKGACNPATGYDLRGVSHQRLRQQPLQWPCASEQAPPRNPIRYRCAAAAMASPSIVFATPSGKAQFFARPHLPPAELPDEQFPMVLNTGRLQHQWHTLTKTGKVAALNKLNPGPFVEVHPSDAARLGITAGSPVQIRSRRGTAELPAVISDRVRPGTCFAPFHWNDVFGERLAINAVTADAVDPISLQPAFKYCAVELQAKAGAPVAQASIQEPASVPIDALARLLDLQGATPPSLSADEQQYMRGYLLGLRSRERVGQGVPTIPASAPFGVQQRLLLNGVLAGLFSSASDAGAQQQAATLPDAQAPQLLVLWASQTGNSEVLAAACAERLGKAGRPAQVQAMAESSLEQLRSAAGVLLVTSTFGDGDPPDNAEPFWQLLQDAPPQALAASRFSVLALGDSSYQQFCGFGRKLDERLAALGAERIQPRLECEPQYQELAEQWLGQLCAKLAPGAPIQAGTASSPGAANSANPYTRQQPLHARLLHNRVLNGKGAQKETRHLVFDLAGHDFPYQAGDALGVWPSNDAALVEELLSLIGHPGDTAVQLPGHGPMPLRQALSEHLEIARIHPDLLRRVAHHSANARLSERLDDEPAALQAWLWGRQLPDLLREYPLQLEAARWVEMLKPLQPRLYSISSSPALTPDEVHLTVATVRYQHQAQARGGVCSTFLADRAEAQGARIFLQKSAHFRPPQDPATPLIMVGPGTGIAPFRAFLQERQARAAQGPNWLFFGEQRARCDYYYREELRDWQRSGLLQRLDTAFSRDQSDKIYVQQRMLEAGAELWQWLEQGACLCVCGDAARMAKDVDAALKQIVQRHGKMSSGAAALYVSSMSKERRYLRDVY; from the coding sequence ATGGCGCAGGCCTCAGGTTCAAGCACCCCCACAGCTGTTCCCACCGCAGTGCGCAGCGTATGCCCGTATTGCGGCGTCGGCTGCGGCATTGTCATGCAGGTGGAGAACAATCTGATCGTCAAGGTCAGCGGCGACAAGCAGCACCCCAGCAACGCCGGGCGTCTGTGCACCAAGGGCAGCACCTGCGGCCAGGCGGTGGCCAACAGCGGGCGCATGGAGCATGCGTTCGTGCGCCAGCAGCGCAGCCATGAACCGGTGCGCATGGGCATCGAGGCGGCCATCCAGGCCACCGCCGTGCGCCTGCGCTCGATCGTCGACGAGCACGGTGGCGATGCCGTGGCCTTGTATGTCAGCGGGCAGATGTCGCTGGAGGCCCAGTATTTGGCGAACAAGCTGGCCAAGGGGTTCATTCGCAGCCGCCATATCGAGTCCAACTCACGACTGTGCATGGCCAGCGCCAGCAGCGGCTACAAGTTGTCGCTGGGCGCCGATGGGCCGCCGGGCGCCTACGACGATTTCGACCACAGCGATGTGTTTCTGGTGATCGGCGCGAACATGGCCGACTGTCATCCCATTCTGTTCCTGCGTCTGCTCGACCGGCTGAAGGTCGGTGCTCGGCTGATCGTCGTCGACCCGCGGCGCACGGCCACCGCCGACAAGGCGGACCTGTTTCTGCAGATCGCCCCCGGCAGCGACCTGGCGCTGCTCAACGGCCTGCTGCACCTGCTGGTGAGCAACGGCCATACCGATGCGGACTTCATCGCACGGTTCACCGAAGGCTGGGAGGTCATGGAAGACTTCCTGCAGGCGTACACCCCCGAGTTCGTCGCCCAGGTCACCGGCCTTAGCGAGACGGCGATTCGCCAGGCCGCGCAGTGGATCGGCGAAGCCGGCAACTGGATGAGTTGCTGGACCATGGGCCTCAACCAGAGCGTGCAGGGCACCTGGCACACCAATGCGCTGTGCAACCTGCACCTGGCCACGGGGGCGATCTGCCGCACCGGCAGCGGGCCGTTTTCCCTGACCGGCCAGCCCAACGCCATGGGTGGCCGCGAGATGGGCTACATGGGACCCGGCCTGCCAGGGCAACGTTCGGCGCTGGTCCCTCAGGACCGCGCCTTCATCGAGCAGCTGTGGGGCGTGGCGCCTGGCACCCTGCGCGCCGAAGCCGGCAGCGGTACCGTGGCGATGTTTCAGGCCATGGCGGCGGGGGAGATCAAGGCCTGCTGGATCATCTGCACCAACCCGGTCGCCAGCGTGCCCAATCGCCAGCAGGTCATCGACGGCCTGCGCCGCGCCGAGCTGGTCATCACCCAGGACGCCTACCTGGACACCGAGACCAATCGCTTTGCCGACATCCTGCTGCCCGGTGCGCTGTGGGCCGAAGCCGAGGGGGTCATGGTCAACTCCGAGCGCAACCTGACCCTCACCCAGCAGGCGGTGCAGCCACCCGGCGAGGCCATGGCCGACTGGCAGATCATTGCCCGCGTCGCCGGTGCCATGGGCTACGGCGAAGCCTTCGATTACGCCGACGCATCCCAGGTGTTCGAGGAAATCAAGGGCGCCTGCAACCCGGCCACCGGTTACGACCTGCGCGGCGTCAGCCATCAGCGCTTGCGCCAGCAGCCGTTGCAATGGCCCTGTGCGAGCGAGCAGGCGCCGCCGCGCAACCCGATCCGCTATCGCTGCGCCGCCGCGGCGATGGCGTCCCCCTCCATCGTCTTCGCCACGCCCAGCGGCAAGGCGCAGTTCTTCGCAAGGCCGCACCTGCCGCCGGCGGAGTTGCCCGACGAGCAGTTTCCAATGGTGCTCAACACCGGCCGCCTGCAACACCAATGGCACACCCTGACCAAGACCGGCAAGGTCGCGGCTCTGAACAAACTCAACCCCGGCCCCTTCGTCGAGGTCCATCCCAGTGACGCTGCCAGGCTCGGCATCACGGCTGGCAGCCCGGTACAGATCCGCTCGCGGCGCGGCACTGCCGAGCTGCCGGCAGTCATCAGCGACCGGGTGCGCCCCGGCACCTGTTTTGCGCCGTTCCACTGGAACGACGTGTTTGGCGAACGGTTGGCGATCAATGCGGTGACGGCCGATGCTGTCGATCCGATTTCCCTGCAACCGGCGTTCAAGTATTGCGCCGTCGAGCTGCAAGCCAAGGCTGGGGCGCCCGTCGCCCAGGCCTCCATCCAGGAGCCAGCCAGCGTGCCGATCGATGCCCTTGCCCGCCTGCTCGACCTGCAAGGCGCTACGCCACCGAGCCTGAGCGCCGACGAGCAACAGTACATGCGTGGCTACCTGCTGGGCCTGCGCAGCCGCGAGCGGGTCGGGCAGGGCGTGCCGACGATACCCGCCAGCGCACCCTTCGGCGTGCAGCAGAGGCTGCTGCTCAACGGTGTGCTGGCGGGGCTATTTTCCAGCGCCAGCGATGCTGGTGCGCAACAGCAGGCTGCAACGCTGCCCGATGCCCAGGCGCCGCAGCTGCTGGTGCTGTGGGCCTCGCAGACCGGCAACAGTGAGGTGCTGGCCGCCGCCTGCGCAGAGCGCCTGGGCAAGGCAGGCCGACCCGCGCAGGTGCAGGCCATGGCCGAGTCCAGCCTGGAACAACTGCGCAGCGCTGCCGGTGTGCTGCTGGTGACCAGCACCTTTGGTGATGGCGACCCCCCGGACAACGCCGAGCCGTTCTGGCAACTGCTGCAGGATGCGCCGCCCCAGGCGCTGGCGGCCAGCCGCTTCAGCGTGTTGGCGCTGGGGGATTCCAGCTACCAGCAGTTCTGCGGCTTTGGCCGCAAGCTGGACGAACGGCTGGCGGCGCTTGGGGCCGAGCGGATACAGCCACGGCTGGAGTGCGAACCGCAATATCAGGAGCTTGCCGAGCAATGGCTCGGGCAACTGTGCGCCAAGCTCGCGCCCGGCGCACCGATTCAGGCCGGCACGGCATCCTCCCCGGGGGCGGCGAACAGCGCCAACCCCTACACCCGCCAGCAACCGCTGCACGCACGGCTGTTGCACAACCGTGTGCTCAACGGCAAAGGTGCGCAGAAGGAAACCCGGCATCTGGTGTTCGACCTGGCCGGCCATGACTTTCCCTATCAGGCCGGCGATGCACTCGGCGTCTGGCCGAGCAATGACGCGGCGCTGGTCGAAGAATTGTTGAGCCTCATCGGCCACCCGGGCGACACGGCGGTGCAACTGCCGGGCCACGGGCCGATGCCCTTGCGCCAGGCGCTGAGCGAGCATCTGGAGATCGCCCGCATTCATCCGGACCTGCTGCGCCGGGTCGCCCATCACAGCGCCAACGCGCGCTTGAGCGAACGCCTGGACGACGAACCCGCGGCCCTGCAGGCCTGGCTGTGGGGCCGGCAGCTGCCGGACCTGTTGCGCGAGTATCCCCTGCAGCTCGAGGCGGCGCGCTGGGTGGAGATGCTCAAGCCGTTGCAGCCGCGCCTGTACTCGATCAGCTCGAGCCCCGCGCTCACCCCCGATGAGGTCCACCTGACGGTCGCGACGGTCCGCTATCAGCACCAGGCACAGGCCAGGGGCGGGGTGTGCTCGACCTTTCTGGCCGACCGCGCCGAGGCTCAAGGCGCGCGGATTTTCCTGCAGAAATCGGCGCATTTCCGCCCGCCCCAGGATCCGGCAACGCCCTTGATCATGGTCGGCCCGGGCACCGGTATCGCGCCGTTTCGGGCGTTTCTGCAAGAGCGCCAGGCCCGTGCTGCCCAGGGCCCCAACTGGCTGTTCTTCGGCGAGCAGCGTGCCCGCTGCGACTACTACTACCGCGAGGAATTGCGCGACTGGCAACGCAGCGGCCTGCTGCAGCGTCTGGACACGGCGTTCTCGCGGGATCAGTCCGACAAGATCTACGTGCAGCAGCGCATGCTCGAAGCCGGCGCCGAGCTCTGGCAGTGGCTGGAGCAGGGCGCGTGTCTGTGTGTGTGCGGCGATGCCGCGCGCATGGCCAAGGACGTCGACGCGGCGTTGAAGCAGATCGTCCAGCGCCATGGCAAGATGAGCAGCGGTGCTGCGGCGCTCTACGTCAGCAGCATGAGCAAGGAGCGTCGCTACCTGCGTGATGTGTATTGA
- a CDS encoding CmpA/NrtA family ABC transporter substrate-binding protein encodes MSDNSDTLAQLHALAWVAGSDGPEKPELNIGFMPLSDCASVVVAATQGFAQPYGLSLNLRRQTSWAGLNDKLLSGELDAAHALYGMVYAIELGIGGAPATPMAVLMGLNQNGQSINLSQPLKAAGVTDGSALRQHVLANARKLDFAQTFPTGTHAMWLYYWLASLGIHPLQDVNSVVIPPPQMLAHLQSGRIDGFCVGEPWCADAVAHAQGFTVATSQSIWPDHPEKVLACTREFVEAYPNTARALVMAVLEASRFIDASTENRRSTAQLLSASDYLDLPASRIEPRLLGHYEDGLGNQWQDAHPLRFHGDGAANFPYLSDGMWFLTQFRRWGLLRDDPDYLAVASRVQQIDLYRQAAGSLEIAAPAGALRCSKFADGRVWDGSDPLSYARSFAVHARHDQ; translated from the coding sequence ATGAGCGACAACAGCGATACCCTTGCGCAGCTGCATGCCCTGGCATGGGTGGCCGGCAGCGACGGCCCGGAAAAGCCCGAATTGAATATCGGCTTCATGCCGCTGAGCGACTGCGCCTCGGTGGTGGTGGCCGCGACCCAGGGTTTTGCGCAACCCTATGGGTTGAGCCTGAACCTGCGCCGGCAGACCTCCTGGGCGGGGCTCAACGACAAGCTCCTGAGTGGCGAACTGGACGCCGCCCACGCCCTGTACGGCATGGTCTATGCCATCGAACTGGGCATCGGTGGGGCGCCGGCCACGCCCATGGCGGTGCTCATGGGCCTCAACCAGAACGGCCAGAGCATCAACCTGTCGCAGCCGCTCAAGGCGGCAGGCGTCACGGACGGCAGCGCGCTGCGCCAGCACGTGCTGGCCAATGCCCGCAAGCTCGACTTTGCCCAGACCTTTCCCACCGGCACCCACGCCATGTGGCTGTACTACTGGCTGGCGAGCCTGGGCATCCACCCGCTGCAGGACGTCAACAGCGTGGTCATTCCGCCGCCACAGATGCTCGCCCACCTGCAGTCCGGGCGCATCGACGGGTTCTGCGTTGGCGAGCCGTGGTGCGCCGATGCCGTCGCCCATGCCCAGGGCTTCACTGTGGCGACCAGCCAAAGCATCTGGCCCGACCACCCGGAAAAGGTCCTGGCCTGCACTCGCGAGTTTGTCGAAGCCTACCCCAACACCGCCCGCGCCCTGGTCATGGCGGTGCTCGAAGCCAGCCGCTTCATCGATGCCAGCACGGAAAACCGCCGCAGCACCGCGCAGTTGCTCAGCGCCAGCGATTACCTCGACCTGCCGGCCAGCCGCATCGAGCCGCGCCTGCTCGGCCACTACGAGGACGGCCTGGGCAACCAGTGGCAGGACGCGCACCCGTTGCGCTTTCATGGCGATGGCGCGGCCAATTTCCCGTACCTGTCCGACGGCATGTGGTTTCTCACCCAGTTCCGGCGCTGGGGGCTGCTGCGCGACGATCCGGATTACCTGGCGGTGGCCAGCCGGGTCCAGCAGATCGACCTGTACCGCCAGGCGGCCGGCAGCCTGGAGATCGCCGCGCCCGCCGGTGCGTTGCGCTGCTCAAAGTTCGCTGATGGCCGCGTCTGGGACGGCAGCGATCCGCTGAGTTATGCACGCAGCTTCGCCGTGCATGCCCGTCATGACCAGTAA
- a CDS encoding ANTAR domain-containing response regulator has protein sequence MLRILLINDTSKKVGRLRAALSEAGFEVIDESGLTIDLPARVEAVRPDVVLIDTESPGRDVMEHVVMMTRDRPRPIVMFTDEHDPGVMRQAIKSGVSAYIVEGINAQRLQPIMDVAMARFESDQVLRSQLHAREQQLAERKRVELAKGMLMKMKQCSEEEAYTLMRRQAMSRQQKLIQVAEQIIAMNDMLG, from the coding sequence ATGCTGCGCATCCTGCTGATCAACGACACCTCGAAAAAGGTCGGCCGCCTGCGCGCTGCCCTCAGCGAAGCCGGCTTCGAGGTCATCGACGAATCGGGCTTGACCATCGACCTGCCGGCCCGGGTCGAGGCGGTGCGGCCCGACGTGGTGCTGATCGACACCGAGTCACCCGGGCGCGACGTGATGGAGCATGTAGTGATGATGACGCGCGATCGCCCGCGGCCCATCGTGATGTTCACCGACGAGCATGACCCCGGCGTGATGCGCCAGGCGATCAAGTCGGGCGTCAGCGCCTACATCGTCGAAGGTATCAATGCGCAACGGCTGCAACCGATCATGGACGTGGCCATGGCCCGTTTCGAGTCCGACCAGGTGTTGCGTTCGCAGCTGCACGCCCGTGAGCAGCAACTGGCCGAACGCAAGCGCGTGGAGTTGGCCAAGGGCATGCTGATGAAAATGAAGCAGTGCAGCGAGGAGGAGGCCTACACGCTGATGCGCCGTCAGGCCATGAGCCGGCAGCAGAAGTTGATCCAGGTGGCCGAGCAGATCATCGCCATGAACGACATGCTCGGCTGA